The Montipora capricornis isolate CH-2021 chromosome 3, ASM3666992v2, whole genome shotgun sequence genome includes the window ttgagccaatGGTAAATAAAATcgcaaggctgcacactaaatTGTCAAGAGCTTCGCTATCCGAATTCTATTATGTCGCGCTCTCCGAATGTTTTTTCCGTCCTCGCCGGgagcctgttcgcaggctaaaGAGCGGTTGAACTTTGTAACCGGCTTTGTAAACCTGCCTGCTTTAATAAACTGAGCCCTAACTGGGATCCtggaccgtagtttgtcaaagacaaatttttttgactgtgtttttgaagtttgtcaacacgaaggaggcgtgactgtgattggacaaACGAGACAATGCAGTCATGCCGGAACAAAGCTCAACCGTCCAACATTGCTGAGAAATCCACCTTCCAAAAGTGTTTTTGGTTCCGATCGAACGGACAAACTGCCGCCTGAGGTCGCTCGCAGGGATGCTATTGCTTGTTgttgggttgaaatgaaagtttaatctttgtcaattgattccgATGCGGAATtgtaaccgtgggaacattttatcaaggaatatttgactcaatttggtggGCTCTTCAGAGTTTAGTGTGCAGCGTTGAGATTTTATTATACCGCTGACAACCGAAAAATTAAACCCTGCTACAATGTTCGGCTCAGTTAATTACGCCTATCGGGAAGATcttcattattttaaatttcaaataataaaattgaagcacTCCTTCTTCCCCTAATTTCGATGAAAAGGAGCGCACGTTCATTATTGTTGTCTAATTGGAGGGCGGGGATCGCAATaaaatttcttcttttgttctgtTCAACAGTTCAGCATAGCTATCTTTGCGCTGAGTGATTAGATTGGAAAGAGAATGCTTTCTTCGAAAGAGCAATCTCTATAACATCGTTACTTATGAACGGACGAATATTATTTCTTGACTGGTTTTATGGAAGAGAAAATGTTACTATAGTTTCTTGTCTCAATGGAAATTCATCAAAAGATGGATACAATATCGATGTATAACGCCAATATCATCCGAAGTTTTGGTTGGgtatttccggaataaacggcgAGGAGAAAGCAAGTCTCTGTATTTGCCTCAGGGATAGGAGGCCGACACGATGATGATATGACTTACGAAACGCATGTGCGATCTTCTGggatttcttttaaattctcTCTTTAAGAGTCACTTCAAACAAATCAAAGGATGCAAAGTAAGGCATTTTTCAATAGTCAAACTATAAAGTTAAAGTGGGATACTTTTCGATCGGAAGTACTTAATAAACAAAACTACataaaaaaatgcaaagaagAAACCGATATTAATCGCATATTGATTCAACCTGACTTCGCGGGAAAGATAAAGAAATTCCGCCTACTCCCAGAACTCATCGGCCTCAATGATATTTGGAATATTGCACCCGCTCAGCGGGTGAGAAAAACTAAAGTAGGTGTAATGGTTTCACAGTATGAAAGACAAACTGAAGCTGAACGCTGTTTTGACATATTTCAGTTTGACCTCTGTATTCAACTGAACAGGTGTCTTGATTGTTCAACTGGTCGACTTTACGGGAAATAAGTGCCGTATCAGCTTGAATTATTTATCACGtgttccattttttgtcttttggcGTGCCCGAAATCGATGACCCTCTTGCTCCAGAGGAACATTTTGCCAGTAGGTATGTATTTATTGCTATTCCTATGACCTTTTATTTGTTCTTCATTCTGAGCGGTTGGGTTTGACTCTGAAAGGCACCGTTaattcagtttattttcaaGTTCTCATCTGTTCATCATGAATTCGTCACGGATGATAGAATTATTAAAAATGACGGcgaattttatttcattatgAGAAGCATAGTAGAACCCTTAATTATCTCAAACAACCTTCTATAAATTGATTGCGATCGGGGATGCTTCATTGCGGCATTAtacaagttgtttttattacctttttgaAACAATGAAGTGATGTCAGTTCTTGGTTTTTCTACAAGTTGAAGCTGTTCACTTAAGTCATTCACATCAAAGtaagaaatgaaaacaagctGTACGTATTTTATTGAGTTTGCCATATCTTGTGTTTACCATGATCCCATAATTGGACAATGAAGTTAGAGAAAAATGTAAGTAATaaacaacgaaaacaaaaattacaggTACTGTTTTGAGAAGACAAACACACTGAAGCATGTCTGTGATGAACCAATCGAACTCGAAGCAGTTGTATCAGTTGCTCAAAACGCGCGAAAAAATGCACCAGAGATAAAACTGCGATTTCATCAGTTACGAAAGTCGTGCAAGATTCAAGAAGCATTACTGGTGAACGCTGCTGCGATGTGATCGACTTACAATGTAATTGATTTTTTACCTTGTAATCTCGACAACGccgtacgcgtcatgctcgcgtcaatttgtcacacaatgtaatagccaatcaggaacgcccattttgggaaataaaccaatcatattgcgagaaagttatagacaacgtttgctctttctttgtgtcatgattttggtcacgctgtgaaataaaaactttctttggcgttcaatattgtggtaaaaaacaaatcgaaagtggttcagcgttgtctgtactatTATCggcaacgatattcgtcatcacagtggtcatattttgttgtggactcaccaggcgcaacattttgaccactttgatgacgaatatcgttgtcgataagagtacagacaaagctgaaccactttcgatttgttaagtttCCGGTATGAGCCAAATGAAGTACGGCAAAAATTGCTCTTTATCATTTACcatacttatttttatttaagcTTACCGTAATTTATTGAATTCCGTGTCATTGGACTATTGTATTTTGAGAATATATAAGAATAAATGATTTCCACTCTCGGCATCGACACTTTCTACATATACGTTCTATTGTTATTTCGCACGCTTTGCGTAGGGTACAAATGAAAAGCCATTTTCATTCAGAGAAACTTATAGAAGGTCTAAATGTTTAGCACTTGTAAAGTACTTGAGTGTTAACGAGATCACGGAAGCAAGGATAGATGAACTTAAAGGGaaactgaaggcaaaaaaataagcattttttatttacactttagaccatgcacaataatgttttcaactttttttttggcatatccGTCGTTTTTTCACCTAAAAAAATGTTTCTATTCCGATTTTGGGCCATCAGCATTGCGGCTCAGAATGGAGGAGTCAACAgccatttttgcagcttatgacgtatgatatggggcgGACATGCGACAACGCCCCATATAGAAGCAGTGTTTAGACTGAAGTTTGTCGTGAGTATTGAGTCCGCGAAGAAACATCAAAGCAATGAAAAAATATCCGCAGCAGCACTTGTGTTTACCTTGTTTCGCTTGTTTCACATTTTACTTATGTTAGgctttccaaaaatatgttggaaaaattgctgatgttggccttcagttctcctttaacaGTACGTAAATGCCCTAGCGTGCGTATATCCAGTTATCACGAGGCTCGCGGAAACCTTGGATGAACCAATCGTCTTTTAAATATTTTCATGCAGTGCATTAGTTGGATTAACTTATATTGCACAGCGGACACCAAAATTATGAAGAACTCTTGCGCTTTTTGGATGGATTGCGTCGATTTGCAAGCTGTGTTAAAATGGTTTCTTATTCTGTTTAGTTCTATTTGGTTCATCCGCAAAGCGATGAAAGAAACTGATGCAGTTTTCATCTGGGTATTATGTCTTTTGGCTACTATTATACAAGGGAGAGGAAGCCCAGTGCGGAGAGAAAGATCAAATGCAAAAAAGTCCGGTAAGTAGAAACACCagtcgtaatttttttttaaccgatGAGATATACTCGAGTTTTATAGCTATTCTGTGAAACAGAGGTTTCAGTATTTTCATTCAAACCATGAACGTTGTTTATTCGCGTCTCATTTATACTCTGTCAGAGCCAGGTTGAACGGTCAAAAACTGTGACAAAGAATGCCTGAATTCCCAGCGTGAATTAGAACGAGCTAAAAACGAGACGTGAGTAGGAGACATCACGCGCGTTCCCCTCGCGCCTGGAAGCGAGGAAGAAAAACGAATCTATGGAAGCACGGATGAAACAGTGGTGAGAGGACCCGCCTCCCATcaacgtggcccgggttcgacaTTTCCAGATTTGGCGTTacttgtgggttgagtttgttgggttttctccgggtcaagggcccgtttctcgaaagtcccgaaactacgggccattttcgggttcATTAACACAAAAAAtctttcaacaatatatcgctttagtctaacccaaaatcattcagatagtaaaaaacttCAAATATATTAACCATTTCCTTCGCGTTTGTGTTTGTCAGCGTTATGACTGATTTGCGATTATTCAGGTTCACGTGTTTGCAAGTTTGTTCttgcatctcatagatgtttagctTTTCAAttactctgttttgattggccactcaacctcattgtgtaaatagttcatcCTGAAGTCAAAACAGATACGTTTCGcttctggaaaacaaaaaataagcagtgtttcgtttccggactgagcagCTCTTGGGATAATATATGCCGCATTCGAGCTCGATCCCCTAACGTGCTTCTTCCATTGTATAAGTTACCAGGAGTACCTATTGGATTCctaggcttttttcttttttccgaTACTTTCTTTTCGGTAttactcctgggaaaatccagtttcagcACCTTCATTACCACCcgactcagtgccttctgtttttgcgTAACATGTAAAACAGGCAatccagtttacgctcacgAAGCGtctagttttttctttttttgagatCGACAACATGTTCGGcgtgaaagaccctatccctagcgggcttcgttcacgtgtggttTACAAGTTTACATGTGAGGACTGTAACGCCTGTTACTTCGGCGAAATTGTACGACATTTTGCCACGCGTGTGAAGGAGCATTTAGccagtgatagggcctctcacattttcaaaaatCTGCAGAATTCTGAATGTGTGCCTTGTGTTCAGCAGATTGCTTTCGTTTAGATCACACCTCCACTtgttttcaactcaagataaaagaggcttaATTCATATTCAGAGAGAACAACCCTCTTTGAAGCAATAATTACACCATGTCAATCTTAAAAGTATCTTTTTAATTCCCACACGCTAAATTTCGTtccattgctttttattttgacGAGACGGGACGGCTCACGAGCCCATGGGCTCCTGACGGCTATGGTAGCATTGACATTCGTCAGACATGCCTCCAGTAGTAGTAAAAACCAGTGGTGTGAACGTGCCCCGTTCTACCTCTAGACCTCTAGACGAGTAAGACGCTTTTTATTATTCTCGTGTAGCTTGTACATCTGCTTCAGGGTCAGATTCTTGTATGAGTCTGCGATAGGGTGGCATACCAGACTGTTCTCTCGCCCAGAAGCCCCGCGCACGGATATCCGGCCGCGCGTTGGGGGCCTTGTTGGCGCCCCTCGGCAGCACTTTCCCCGTAACTTCTTGGAAAACCGGCTCCATCTCAACGTCAGTACACACCACTTGCCAATTTCCAGCCTCGAGATCTCGAATTTCGTTGTGCCGCTGTATAATAAATCCTCCACGCATACAAATCATGGCATGGTCAGCGTCAAACAGGTCCCCGCGGACGCACACCTTTGGCATGTCATTGAATTCCCAAACATATCTCAACTTAATTGCGTCCCAAAACTCCCTCTTGTTAAGAgtgaagttcatttcttttaacgGTTTAACGCTAAGCCAACTAGAGGCACCTTTCCCCTTTATAAACTCAACAGTCCGCTGGGTTTTCAAGGGCAGAGACTTAGTCAAGTATTCCAGGTCGCGCCGCGTACTGTCAGCTTTATATTGTCGCCTGTTCTAtgtggagttccacaaggtagCCTTTTGGGGCCACTcttatttaatatatttattaatGACTTAAATTTTGTTACCCGAATTGCCTCTCTGCGTCtttatgctgacgacactaCAACATACACCTCAGCTGCCAACACTACGGCATTAGAACTTTCTTTTAATCAGGATCTTCAGAAACTATCTACCTGGTTTTCTTCTAATTATCTGACAGTAAATCATTCCAAAACTCAAGCCATGattttgggaaattttaacTATCAACCTGTCCTTAGTATTGGCAATTCTATCATTGAAATTGAAAGCTTTCTGGAGATCCTTGGTGTCCACATTGATAATAAACTCTCTTTCAAGGCCTACGTATCTGCCGTCTTAAAGAAGGTCTATGCTAAAATTGGAGCTTTGAGGCGATTGAAGAGACTGGTACCTCCTGATGTTGCCCTAATTTTGTACAAGTGTTATATTTTACCCCATCTGGAATACTGCAGTCCACTTTTATTAGGAATAAACAAAACCCTAACTAATAAACTTGAAGCTGctaattattatgcattgaAGGTTCTTTTAAATGTCGGAAACGATGTAGATTATAATTCTATATTGTCAATAGCGGGAATGAATTCTTTGGAATTTAGAAGATATGAACAATCACTTTCATTACTATATAAATGTATCAAGGGAAATGGACCTAGTTACATTTCTGACTTCTTTAAGTTTCGTGTTTCACATTATAACTTAAGGGGAGGTGGTTGTAACCTGGTTCAGCCCTCCTATAATAACCAGTATTTCCATAACTCTTTTACTTATAAGATTACTCACTTATGGAACAAGTTACCTACATATATTAAACAGTCACCCAATTTAAATGCATTTCACAAAAATTTGGAGTCTATTAATCTTTTAAATTTAAGGACTAGTTGTCTATGTAATTATTGTCAATcgtaaattgtttttaatgtttatgtgacaattttagGCTTGATGAGTATATATTTAGAACTAAATATTATCTAGTTTATTATAGTTAGATAAcaattgtttataattttatgTATGTAACTCTTacttaattttgatattttatttgtgcctacttttattttttagttctgCTTTTGTCATGCGTTTTATACATGAGCCTCTGGCTCGGATACTGAGGGCAACCTCAATCCCACGCTATGACtttaataaattgattgattgattgattgattgatcccTGCGCGCCAGCGACATCCTCATCGTTAGATGGCTCTACTGCTTGCTGGGCAATCCTCTTCACAAGTGGGGCGGTTGCTTTGATAGACGCCTCATATTCCTGTCGGGACTGGTTGACGGGATTTACTAGCCCCAGGTCAACCATGCGCACAGGCAGCGCGAGGAGGTTACGATCTGTTTGGGCTACTTGATGCTCTAAAAGTGCTGGAATCAGGACATCAGAGATGGCGCGTTCTAAGGGTTTTAGCAAGTCGGCGATGTCGGGAAGTGTTCTTAAATTAAAAAGTACGGCCACCGGTGCCGAAGGCCGAATGTAAAAAGCCGCATAGCTTGCTTGGGGTTGAGGCACAGCAAATTCCGCCTACTTTGTAACCTGGCTAACCCAGTCCTCAACTTTTTCACCGACATACTCTCCAAAGTAGGATCTTGATCCAAGAGCTGCGCCAAGATGTTTATGTCCCTCCGTGGTAACGTTAATTGCTGTCGCTTCAAAACCGCTCTCGCTTCCTCTTCCTTTTCGGGTTTTGTAATTAGCCCGCATTTTTTAGCGTGCGGGAAACACCCTAAAGCAGGTGCCCTCGAAGATGGTTCGTTCCATCATCGCATCACATTTTCCAGTGTACCTCTCTCTGTAGCGTCGTCTGCAAACCAGCATTGTTTAACAGATATAGAGGTTTGCAGTTTAGCAATCAATGGTGTAAGGTGACAACATAAAGACTCATCGCTAACGGATCTCCTTGAGTGGTTCCTTCAGCTGACACTAGCTCTTTTCCGTCCATGACGAAGAGCAGGGCATGCCTACGGTAGGTGTTGATTGCATAAGTTGCGATTGATGGACAAAAGACACTGATGTTGTGAAGGGCAGctgctctattattattattattattattattatattattatcattatcattatcattatcattattgttaatgttattattattattattattattattattattattattattattattattattattatcgcaCGTCATTGTGAATGCTTGCAACTGGGCAAGCACAAAATATCTACTAAATATTTATGTGACGAAATTTGTAGGTAAACATGGCATAGTTAAGAGACAGCAGGCTTATTACCAAGTGAAAGCACCAATGTTATATGGTTATGCCTACCAAAGAAGCGCAGTGGATCGAGAAAAAGTTTCCCACAGAGGCCACCCGCTACCGGTAATTAGgaaaggtaaatatccaacctATGAAATAGCCCAGTCCTTGTAAAACATAGTTATAGTTAGAAGACAGGATCGGGTAGGCGAGAAGAATTTACCAAAGTCTAGGGAAACTTACATCCAGAAACAGTATCCTGCAATCAGTCTTACTTGTTTTGGAGGTATTGAGCAAGTATTTTGGCGGCGGAGTCGTCAGAGCGTTAAAATAACAGCCCCATTCCCGTCGCGCAGCGATGGCGGCTCCATACTTGCTCCATACCCCAAACAAGTGAGTCTGCTACAGACTGAAGCAGATGCACACTGGATTGTACCAGATCCGGTCACTCCTGTCTTCTTTAAAAGCGACTAGTGTTAAGCACCGAAAGCACTTTCTCACGCAGTTTCATGCATTCTCCCACTTATTTTAGTTTCAATCATCGACTGATACGAACAAGGATCATGTTTGTTAACACTGGATTTTCTGCATTACAGGAAGTTGTCTTAGATCATGTCAACACAGATGCACTCCTGCGTGTGATTTTAGCTGCTGTGTGCGACCATCTAATCCAGCAACTCCTCCTCGTCCTCTGGCCCGTCCTGCGCTGCCTCAAGAGTCTTGTGCGTTTTATTGTCCTCGTTCGTGTTTTCCCGAGTGCAGTCCGATCTGCTGCAAACCACAATTGTCTGCACCAGCAGTGCCAGCCCCAATATTGCGTCCTCCTCCGCCCCCTCCTTGTCCTGCCAGCTGTCCTTCATCTTGCTATCCTCGGTGTACGCCGTCATGTTGTTACCCGCTCCCGCTACCCGTGATGGCACCTCCCATTCCACAAGGGCAGTGTCCTCAGATGCGGTGTTCGCAAGTGTGCTATCCAAAATGTTCACCGGTTTGTTGTGCATCAACTCTGAGCCCCTCGGTTACTCCTCCATCTCTTCCGCCTCCAGCCCCGCCCCCAATAGTCATCCCACTCCCACTCCCAGTCCTTTCATGTCCAGACCCTTGTCCATCATCATGTCTTCCATCTTGCTCTCCTCGATGCTGCTCTGGCTCCCAGACACAGTCTCAAATAAACACACAACCCCCTCCCATAATAATTCTCGAACCACCACCTGTGCCTTTTGAGTCAACTTGTCCTGCATCCTGTCCAGCCTCTTGTGCCCCGCAATGTAGCCCATCTTGTTGTTCCTCGCCACTGAAGAAAGCCCCGCTGAGTCTATCACCCCAGCCCCCTCCTCAGCTTCCACCTCAACCCTCACCTCAGGCCCCTCCTGTATTGCCAGCTCCCGCTCCCCTTCCTTTAGCGCAGACATGCCCTGGTTCGTGCCCCGACACATGTGCCCCCAACTGTGATACAGACTGTTGCTGCGGACCTAAATACAACCCAAACGACGTCAGAGGTCTGTACCCACTGGATTCTTCCCCAGACTGCTTATTAAACAAGGACAGGCGAAGTCGTGTACATGACGTTCATGAACAGTAAGATCCTGAcgcaaaaatacaaaaacataTGGAGCTTTGAACTGCTCGAGTAGGGAGTAACCTTCCACGCGGCTAGCGTTGTGTCATACGGTCAGACGAGTAGACTATACTCGGCAAGTAACTcacaaaaaggaaaggaaagagaGCGTTGATTTGTAGGATTAACTGGGAATTGAACTTTAGACGGTGAACTCTTAAGGTCCTTTTTCAATAATTCAGTGAAAGAGCGTACCTCGTACTCAGTGTCAACCTCTTGTTTAGTCTTTTTTGGGGGAGAGGAGGGAGATTGCGAAAAACTTCTCGTTATAGCTACCGCCTGGTATAGTGTAGGTGCTCTGTTATCCACCCAGACGTTATTATTGACAATAGGACCCCTTCATTACGGAAATTTCACACCTTTTACAAATGATTTCTGGTGATGCGTTTAACTATGCAAAGcagctttatttaaaaaaaattaaataacattttcaTTTCACGAAATCTGTTTAGAATCAAAGTTTTTGGTTGAAACTTGGTAATTCCTGGAAATAGTCATTACCAGACTTCCCTGCATTGACAATCTGTGGGGAGCACCTGGTGCCtaacacggcggccatgttgagtgtCGAAGGATTGAAAACTCAGCTGAAAACTATTGTTTTgtcccaccgaaactcgttcccgaGCATTTCACCTCGGGGCtcagggtacgaaatctattaactatggccaatatggccgccgtgcgaataaggcccattcaCATTGGTTGTTGGGATTGATAAATTAAGTTCATCAATACATAAGTTTTTctaacagaaaacaaaaatgctCGACGCAACCAACCTAAAATCGTTGTTTCTAGTGAATCCTAAATAATTACTGTAAAAAGCATCCAGCCACAAATGTGATCGCCTTCATGATATAAACATACAATCCgaacttaaggtgattccctggttttgcattgcgcaaccctactgcgcataatccgtcaaggaatggctattgaGTCCTGGACGAGTACGATGAtcccattttttaatttcacattttTGCTGAGAACGGTGTCTTCATGGAATCGTAAAAAAAATAATCCGCAGCAGCAAAAATCAAAggccagtttttctttttggaaattttATCAAATTGTAACTCCATTACGAGTCGAACAGCCCACATtcaagttaaatctattttgcAGTGTTAAGTACTCACAAATGCATTTAAATACATTTTTCGGGTGCGTATGTGAATTAACCATAGAATGACACCAGGCTCTGCGTTATATCATGGATTACATGTATAAAATCCAGccaaatttgtccaacattggggaTGCATGGCAGTTGTCAAAGTGGCTTAAATAGtcgtatagagcgttttcactcacgtgaccggcagccatattgggttactaaaacaaaggaaaatatttgcatagaaatagagttcaattcttagacaccatcatggccgccaacttctttgttttggaacaccaacatggccgccatgacgtcacatgaaaacgctctattcgtcagcgtcgtaccatggaaacgagcacTGTGACGCCCCTTTTTTATTACATTCTTATCGGTATCCGGTCAACTCGCCTACGTTCAAACTCGCCTACGCCAACTCGCCTACGCCCACTGGTGAACTCGCCTACGTAGGCGAATTTGATCACCATCATAGGCGAGTTCGTTATTCCTCATAGTTGTGTAAAATGATCAGAATGATCGCGATAACCAACACGAATTTAAGAATTACGGTCACTGATTTCACCAAAGTTCTGTCTTGTGTATTAATAAGATCATTCAATTGACATAAACGGTGAACTGGATGAGTTGATAAAAAAGTTGTGGTGTTGTTTCGGCGGTTGTCGCAATAATAATCAGACCTAATAATGGTAAAGTGTTGTCGTCATGAGAAAGAGAGTTCGTGACGTGTTGTTTAAGCGCATAGTATcgctaatatctttcacattctTTGCAActagtttctattgtttttgtcctctccgcctcactatcaagctgcatattgatattttgaaaatagtttatttcCACCTCAATAACCACCTTGATCTCCAAAAACTAGCCTAAtctgaaaattatagggattgaCTTTTCCAAGTACATGGGGAATCTTGGACTCCATAGTTCTCCACAATGCATCGGCCATAAGTGTCTCTGCTTTCATTGTTGGGTGAAATCCATCCACAGGTTCAATTAGCTCATACACTTTGCCTCCTTTCTCTACCCATTCCTACAAAGAAATTGTATATCTTTAGCATGTATAAGggacaaatttctttgaaagGTTTTGCCTGATGCAGAACGGATACCAAacagagagatttacaactcacattgttatatacctagactttctctcaacaaaacgagcactgtggttggttgattcttggtcacgtggccctgatcaaattcaaatgtatcccgaccgggatataattccgcagttgttgcctgcTCCGGATGCTTTGCTACGATTGTTGctggaaaagtctaaatatataagatagcacttaatgtctggtcccttgggaaaccaattggttttgttttccctcgagtcctgatgtttccctcgacttcgtctcgggaaacatgaggactctcgggaaaacaaaactaactgtttccctcgggaccatacattaagtgtatagtATTTACACCAATGAAATATTCCCATGAACAGTGTACATTGGCCCCAGATGAAGAgtgaaatcatctggcattagccAGAGTGAAATCTGTAAAGGTGACTTGAAGGAGGGAATGGGCTAACCTGCATTATTttgtaagcagaaaaaaaaagatttttcttACCTTAAGAACTTCGAGAATTGGGCATTCGAAGAAATACAAATCAAAATTTTCGAATCTTGATGTTTCTGCCACAGTCTGTAACACggttgtcaactgagctgctcGTTCACTGGTTAAATTTCTGATGGTCTCGTTAGAATTCAACCAACCGAAACATGGTGAAATTTGTAGACAATTTAAAAAATCATACAACTGTTCATAAGTCACATCTCCCCTCAATTTGCCGATGGGATGAATGCGATTATGGAGACTGTTGAAAAGAATGCGACCATCCACCAGACCTATGAGAATAACATGGCTTCCACTAGGTAATCGCTTGTCTAAAGTGTGCAACGTTTCCAGAACATTTTCATGCATCTCTTGGGGAGTGGTCATTGCACTCAAATTATGCACATGGTGGCAGACATCATTGCCAATGAGAGAATAGAAGACCAGTGCTGGTTGATCATGGGTCTGGTTTCGTGCCATGCTTGGAAGCAGTCTGGAGTTTGCCTCAAAGGAGTCAGCCCCATTCTTCGCTAGATTTTGGTAGTCTCGGTGGTTGCAATGGTTTCTTTCCCATAGTTTGAGATAAATAGAATTACTATGGCCTCTTTCCATTGGCCACCTGTCAAAGCAACAAATAAGTCCAACCTTGTGAAGcacagatatgtccaggattgaacAATACACAAATGGGAAGTATTAAACAATCATGATTATTGGGCATTTTTCAAGCACGTATATATTTTTAACCCAAGAGCTAATCCTTACTCAGtcactaataataacaataataataataacaataacaataacaataacaataataataataataataacaataacaag containing:
- the LOC138042602 gene encoding keratin-associated protein 10-7-like, with amino-acid sequence MKETDAVFIWVLCLLATIIQGRGSPVRRERSNAKKSGKHGIVKRQQAYYQVKAPMLYGYAYQRSAVDREKVSHRGHPLPVIRKGSCLRSCQHRCTPACDFSCCVRPSNPATPPRPLARPALPQESCAFYCPRSCFPECSPICCKPQLSAPAVPAPILRPPPPPPCPASCPSSCYPRCTPSCCYPLPLPVMAPPIPQGQCPQMRCSQVCYPKCSPVCCASTLSPSVTPPSLPPPAPPPIVIPLPLPVLSCPDPCPSSCLPSCSPRCCSGSQTQSQINTQPPPIIILEPPPVPFESTCPASCPASCAPQCSPSCCSSPLKKAPLSLSPQPPPQLPPQPSPQAPPVLPAPAPLPLAQTCPGSCPDTCAPNCDTDCCCGPKYNPNDVRGLYPLDSSPDCLLNKDRRSRVHDVHEQ